TCTTCCTGGCAACTGGCTGCTGGTTCTTAGGTTCAGTGGATGGCTTCATACTCACTCCCATCACCATGACGTTCCTTTTCTGCAGATCCAGGGAGATCCATCACTTCTTCTGTGAGGTTCCTGCCGTAATGAAACTCTCCTGCTCTGATACCTCACTCATTGAGACACTCATGTACCTGTGCTGTGTCCTCATGCTCCTCATTCCTGTGATAGTCATTTCAAGCTCCTACACTTTCATCCTGCTCACTATCCATAGGATGAACTCGGCAGAGGGCCGGAAGAAGGCCTTCACCACCTGCTCCTCCCACATGACTGTAGTCATCCTCTTCTACGGGGCTGCCATCTACACCTACATGATCCCTAGCTCCTaccacaccccagagaaagaCATGGTAGTGTCTTTCTTTTACACTATCCTCACTCCTGTGCTAAACCCTTTAATCTATAGTCTTAGGAATAAAGATGTCACAGAGGCTATGAAGAAAGTGTTGAATGTGGAATCTGTTAAGAAAGCATGAAGTAGGAAATTTTGGTAGTAactgtttcttttccttctctctacaTATCAGAATTTTCACATCTTATACCTACATTATTCCTCACACCCTCATATCACAGTGTCTCACAtcattttcatcctttttttttttttgaagttgttGTTTGCCTGTATTGCCATAATATTCTGTAGGAGAATATTCACATTCTTaggaaaaacataatgaaaatattTAGAAGTAAAAGCCAAACAGACTCTCAAATGAGAGAGATAGAAGGAGGGAAATGGTGAAACAAAAGTAGGAAAATGTTAACAATAGGTGAGCCTATCTAAAGGGCATACAGGTAttcttttcactatacttattcatgCTGCTTTCTGGCacgtttgaaattatttccaaataaagagtCAAATACCATTCCTTGTcacccccctttttttaaaaagtaggctttttaaaaaaaagtagtcttttttttgctttttgcctgAATATGAAGACAATTCATATTCTTaggaaaaacataatgaaaatgtTTAGAATTAAAAGTCAAATGGACTCTCAattgagagagggagagaaaggagggaaaTAGTGAAGTAAAATGTGGAAAATTTTAACGATTGGTGAGTCTAGATAAGAAGCATATGGATATTCTTTGCATTGTTCTTATTAATGCTGCTTTCCTGTAAATTTGAGAGTAATTCTAAATAAAATTTAAGTATCAGTCCTTGTTGCCCTATCCACTTTTTTGAGTTCTTAATCTCTAGTGGCACTGTAACAAATACCTTAGAAAATATATTAACTTCAACATGACTATTCACTACTGATTATATTCCTTACTGAATATACTGAATATATCTGCACTCTTTAACTGAGGGCTGCTTTGTTCCACATGGCAGTTCTAAAGAcatctaaacaacaacaacaacaaaaaccctttaccgttgagttgattctgactcagagacaccTAATGggtagaaataattttttttttttagtacttcatGACATATTGAGAATGCAGTACTTTGTAAGCTTCTGTGGGATAAGCATTAACCCAGAGTGGAGGGAGGATTTAGAGACGGATCCCTGCATGAAATAATATCTGACCACAGTTTTGAGATATGTGATTTATTAGACAAAGAAGGAGAGGTGGGACAGGAAATAGTCAATCCTTCATTTATATGACAAACATTTTTATGGTATATTATAATACAAAATCATAGGCAAATGAGATTAAAATCAAAACAATACATGGCTGTTGTCCCCAATGAATTTGAAATGTCAGTGCTGTTTGATATGCAAATAGGTGAAATAAAGTGTATAAATTGCTTTGCTCATCATGCACAAAGAGAACAGCTCTTAAGAACACATCTGTTCAACCTATGACATATAAGTTTGGTCTAAACAAATGTGACTGAGGGAAGACCCCAGAACTGAATGTTGAAAGGTTACCCATGTTACCCACAGATGAGTATGTGAGTCTGGGTACCAGGAGGGGGGTATGCTCAGGAACATGATGTCTGGGAAAAGGCACAGATGGAGCAAAGACAAGAGGGCTGACCAAGCAGGAATAGTAAGTCTTCCAATgtcacctgtcatggattgaattgtgtcccctcaattgtgtcaccttggttaggccatgattcccagtattgtgtggtggtccaccattttgtcatctgatgtatttatcctatgtgttgtaaatcctaacctctatgatattaatgaggcaggattagaaacagttatgttaatgaggcaagacaatctacaggattagattgtatcttgagtcaaactcttttgagatataaaagagagatgcaagcagagagaagagggacctcataccaccaagaaattagagccaggaatggagtctgtcctttggatcagggatccctgtgctgagaagctcctaaaccaggcaaagattgatgacaaggaccttcccccagagccaacagagagagaaagcctttccccaggagctggcagcctgaattcaaacttctggcctccaggactgtgagagagtgggtttttgtttgttgtagccatccacttgtggtttttgtgttatagcagcactaggtattTGAGACAGAATTTGATCCCAGGAGTGGAtttctgctctaacagatacctaaaacatgggagtggttttgaaactgtgaatgaatagaggctggaagagttttaaagtgtctAATAGTAAAAatctagattgccttgaaaagcccgttggtagaattatggacattaaagacaattctggtgaggagtcagaaggaagtgaagagagctattacactggagacagcacagTTGGTGAGAAGCAACagaagagaaacagcagcagcagaaccaggagatcaaCGTTAGACTGTGTGGGAGCCAACACATGGTGTATGAGTGCTGAATGGGTTGCCTCCTGGCATTTATTGGTTGAGCTAGGCTTGTCCACCCATAAAACaagagctgaatgccttcaggctgaggtttactggtggagtggggtgcctctaggctcttattggtagagctaaagaattttggaacacttgcctAAGCAGGGCAGACACCTGGCCAGTTTAAGGGCCTGAGGGGTCAAGAGGCCAAGGAAAgaggaagcagaagttgaagagacaaggaacatagGAAACAGAGCtccctcagtctcaaagggtagtgCCTCAACCTCTGGCATcccaaagggtggagccatggtctCTGTGTTCTGAAAGGGTCGGGCCACAACCTCCTaagtttcaaagagttggatcttcaCCACCTTAGTTCCAGAGTATGGGGCTGCCTTTCATGAGTGCCAGAAGGATGGGCCAGACCCACCACATAAAGCTGAGGGGGTGagactgccatgcccaagggacagaagaacAGAGCCTGCTGGGGCCAAAAGTGTAGggccaccactcagatggactaggagaatggggctgcccaaatgtGAGGCAGTAGAGTTGCTATCCAGTGGACCTGAAAGGTAGAGCTGAAACCCAGGGCTGGGgaacctccactcagaatccggacagtgtggccaacacccagagtctggagggcagggtcattgCCTAAATGACCTTAGAGAATGGaggattatttatttttaaggctTGAGAGTTAATGTAATGTGTCCTACTGATTTACTTgctgcctgttatcccttctttccctccaatttctcccatttgtagtaGAAACATCTGactttgtgcctgttctaccactgtactttggaagcagataacttgtattctagatttcatggGTTAAGAGGAAGTTCAAATTTGGACTTGAATtctatttaagacttttgggatgatatgatggggtgaatatgttttatatGTGGCAACAACATGATTTTTTGgatgttatagattaaattgtgtccccccaaattgtgtatcaacttggccagaccatgattcccagtatagtgtgattgtccacaattttgtgatttgatgtgattttcctatgcattgtaaatcctacctctatgatgttaatgaggcaggagcagaAGTGGTTATATTAAAAGACAGGACTCAGTCCACAGGATTAAGTTGTAACTTGAGTCAAGAGAATTGAGCAGACTGGATggggatctcctaccaccaagaatggagAACCAGGaggagagcacgtcctttgggcccagggaaTCTcttagaccagtggaatattgataacaaggaccattccccagagccaacagagaaagccttcccctggagctggcatcctgaattcggacttctagcgtCCTGAGCTGTGAGAGAACGGATTTTTGTTGGTTGAAGCtatcatttgtggtatttctgttatagcagcactagataacttagacaGCATCTCCTTTTCTGCTTCAATTTTTAGCCTCATTTCTTGCCTGTGACCCGAGGTTTTATAAACAGTGGTGAAATTACCAGATTTGCTTTTTAGAAATGTTACGTTGATGATAATCAGTTGGAGAAGTGCATGAGTGGAGGCAAGAAGACCAGGTGAGTGACGATGGAGAACCGTATCATGCCAAGTGGAAACATGCCTCAACATCATGAGGGACTGAGGTGGTAGATACATAGGGTAAGGGGGTCTTGACAAATATGTTAAATAAAAGCACAAATCTGGTTGCATGTCTACCATTTTACAGTTGACTGTATCCAACTTGTGAAGAATCAGGCAGTTTTGAAAGTCAGATTCCCTTTTCCCACTGGTATACTCAATTACTTCatgtctgtaaaataaggattttCAATTGTCTCTACTACTAATAATTTACAATTACTGTGTTGCTGGGAAAATTCTTTGTCAAGTTTTATATAGTATCTATTCTTTACTCTTCCTAGAAATGGAAAGACTATTACTGCTCCCAATTTCTTGTACATAGAGCTTGaaaacagaaatgaaatggaTTCTGGCAACTGAATTTTCTACAGTCTCAAATAAATAGCTGTGCCCTGAAgtacttaaaaatttttaaacttcAGAATTTATTCAAGTGTTCAAGCTTGTGACACCACCAATATTTTACCAAATTAATTGTTTTTTCATATGATAACAAGGCTTCAGGATTCCTACATCTCCCAAAGCACTGTGAACTAAAGAACTTTGTTTGGAATTCATCACCAAATTTAGTAAGAAATCAACACAATGATTAAGCACATAACCTAGCATCATTTTTCACAAATGTTCTTTTAAGAGTGTTCCAAGGACACAGTAAGAAGAAACCAAATGAAAGTGATCATTTTTCTAGGGATTGATCAGGGAATAAGTAAGACTTAATAAACAAAATTAAGTGTATTGAAATTCACATTTAATACAGTTCTGTTTGCCTTTTGTTTGATCATTATTTTGTAAACACGTTTTCTGTGCCTCACACTGAGttcagaaaatatataaaattctaaCATTATTGCAAGGAAAACCTGAGAATTGTTCAATTTCAAATTgccttgtgttttttttaaatcagagaaTAAAGTATGGATGTTCAGCACGCTTATTTTTAACTTAGGAACGGATCTTGAGTATCGTTCTAGTTCAGTAAATGGAAATGCGGGGGTTATATTCCACAGGATGGACACGTCATCAGTTTTAAAAGAGTCTATTAGTGGATGTATAGGACTATTGCTAAATCTTAAAAATTACCAttcagaggtggggccaagatggcagagtagtcaggtgCTTCAGGTGTGGTCCCTCTCACAagaaccagaaaaaacaagtggatcaattatatatatgacaagctaggagccctgaacatcaaaggcagggttaggaaattggactgagaggcaggggaagagagacagttcagaagcagtgaggagttgctggaTTGACTCAGTGAGAACCGGTGCCCCGCAGGCCAGATCCCCTGGTGCAACCGCGGTGGCGGTGGTGGTAGCACTCAGAATGCAGTTTcccagtgagagagagagagcaagcagcacagagtctactcacacctctggaatcagggatgaacagcactctcagcagaggttaagtacttgcatctaatttacTGCGTGGTCCAAAGAGCACCCATTTAGAAAGATCtgtctcccatttatctgatcctaTCTCCTTATGCTTCAGCCCCTGTGCTAACTTCAGTGGTGTTCGCTTTCCCAGGACTTGAGACAGGTCCACCTGCACATGCTGaggcattctcctggccttgaagaaggaacaaattaacaaatggggaaaagataatcagcCAGCTCTcctaagctaggaactcagggcagaagaggCTACTTTGCCTGGGCACAAACACAAATCATCCATGAACTTTGAACACCTTTcatccctgcatggacctgtgtggacccattCCAGCAGCTTAGGCCCACACTGGTTCAGTGCaagggtgtatgtgcctgaggtctgacttcaactgttccAGCTGTGTTGAAGAGAGGTGCTTTTTTAACGTTTGCTACTCCTCTACCAATTAAGCAGAGTTCTCACCTaaacacatcaggggcctaagactggtggctccacccatgccactcgcaacaggggtccaagaataagtggtgcctcccagtccttgcagccaaaagcattgggcaCCCATGGCCAGACTGAAGAGCCCACCCATCTgtgagctctagggaacagggatgtgctttcctcacagacactcaggggatggttgacATACCCCTACATTGCTCAtaacatgaccccctgctgcagccagatacctatgTCTCCACCAAGTACCtgtgctcctctaagactgtaggtgagagcctgcaccacacactcagagaccaactacctgaacacctgagctgaatccatacagaaaaagtgaatggattcctgggctcatatacctggtaacagctctagccatctggtgacaggaagttagagcttcaaagacaccaataatcaaattagctcactcaagcagcctatttgggcatacaaaaaaaaaaaaaaaaaaagcaagaagctagggcatggtaagcaaacacaaaataaattaatacaataatttatagatggctcagagacaatggtcaatatcaaatcacataaggaaGCAAACTATGatagcttcaacaagctcccaaaacaaagaatcaaattatcttctggatgaagatatattcctggaagtaacagaaattcagaagattaacaataaaacttcagaagtagacaactcaataggaagtcagaggagcagaactgaggaaatggaaggcagatttaatgagaatgaagataaaacacttggcaacaatatattggaagaaaaatcacataaaagattttaaaaatgaagaaaacataagaatcatgtgggactttatcaagagagataacctacaaatgattggagtaccagaacagggaggaagaacagaaaatacagagagaattgtcaaagatttattagcagaaaacttccctgatattgtgaaaaatgagaagatatctatccaagatgctcattgaagcccacataaggtaggtctctaaagaaagtcaccaagacatattataatcaaacttgtcaaaactgaagacaaagagaattttaagagtggctagggataaatgaaaagtcacctacaaaggagagtcagtaagaataagctcaggctactcagcagaaactaggtaggctagaaggcaatgggatgacatgtataaagtcttgaaggaaaaaaattgccagct
Above is a window of Loxodonta africana isolate mLoxAfr1 chromosome 2, mLoxAfr1.hap2, whole genome shotgun sequence DNA encoding:
- the LOC100659590 gene encoding olfactory receptor 2T29-like is translated as MDITWLTNHTGGSDFILLGLFSQSKHPTLLCVVIFVIFLTALIGNAILILLIHSNAHLHTPMYFFISQLSVMDVTYISATVPKMLMDQVTGVKKISVPECGIQMFLYSTLVGSEFFLLAAMACDRYMAICHPLRYPVLMNYRICLFLATGCWFLGSVDGFILTPITMTFLFCRSREIHHFFCEVPAVMKLSCSDTSLIETLMYLCCVLMLLIPVIVISSSYTFILLTIHRMNSAEGRKKAFTTCSSHMTVVILFYGAAIYTYMIPSSYHTPEKDMVVSFFYTILTPVLNPLIYSLRNKDVTEAMKKVLNVESVKKA